acacacacacacacttctttctTCACCTCAGGCTGACATATAGTCTGAAGACAGTGATGGACACCAGATCACCAAAAGTGGTCTCCTGAAAATAACACTAATCTATGTTCTTCCCCTTTAGCCAAAGCCTGAATACAATGTGAATTAAATATTCAATCAGTCTGTAACACAGCTCATAGTAATGGCAAAAGGCTATCTTGATGTTTAGtctaactttagtttttgtaccATGTAAAATGAGTCAGATATAAACTCAGCGATTTAAGCTTGTGTCTGTCGTGtactgccatctagtgaccATGTATAATTTTAGGTTAGAAGTTTGAATGAACTGTCATgaaaagcattttattaaaCTGTTTCTTTTAGTAATCGTAATGctactttcatttttttatttagtgtttAATGGGTCATGGTAGAACACGGATACGTGATTTTGCACGTAGCCCACAACACACCTCTGCATCCCTAGGGGATAAAAACAGCTGGCTCTTACGCTTCGCTCTCTTCTGCTACAAATTTCttcttttgctgcttttcttttgtttcttctgcATTTCGACTTGgtcattttttctttcctttcactTAGTGAACTTTTCTTATGTTTATAACGcatgatttttgttttctttatactATAAGCCAAGTTAAGTCAAGTGAGTCTTTTGATTATCAGTTATATTCAAAATTACTTGCAGCACACTTAAGACCAATCCACACAGTATGCATTTCTTGAAGCGTTTTTGACGTCCGTCACTCGCCCATCTCACAGAACAGATACACTTTGATTTTATCAACTGTGTCAAATCCCACACTGGCTATGTTTTTGCCCCTGTTCAGGTGAATACTTTAATTAATTTGCACTTTCTTTTCCAAAATGACaatacataaatgaataaataaataagcctTGATTTGACTCCATTGTGGAGTGCTTTGATGTGTAACACCATGCCATCTGCCATAGCCTCAGGTATTGGTGGGCTCTCTCCTTAAGCTGCACATGTAGATCCTTGCTAATTTGTGGACAGGGCTACATACTGAACGATAATATAATAgaatgttcattttatttttatatatttttataaaatctgcatttaattttttcttgcTTTGGTAATTGTTAACATTATAAAAACTTAAGATTACATCACTACATCAAGTACAGCAATGTGTTTTGAAGCATTATGGGATTATGGGACTAGAGGGAGGAGCGAGATAAATGAGCTTTATGATGGAAAACTTTGGGCAGAGAGCTGCCAGAGCTCAGCAGACTCTCGTCACCTTTGCTATCTCTGATAATGGAGGCCCTGGAAGGAGCTGAACTCTGCTTTCCACAACTACTCAACACCTCCTGCAGGAAGCCACTGCAGCATCATGCTGAGACCATATTCCTTTACATCCTGCTGTCTTGCATATCTTTGCTCACTGTGGCTCTCAACCTGCTGGTCATCATCTCTATCTCCCACTTCAGGCATAAAGATAAATTCATAAGCATAATTACTTAATTTTCCAGAGTTGGCTTTGGGACAACAGAGATATTGTTACATTGAAgcattttttgaaaatatgttttgagatgaaaacattcaaaacaattaGTATTAAACATACTTGCATAGTACTCTTACTATTACAACTAATAATAGCTCTGTGATCATCAGTGAATGTATTAATTATATGAATGTTTGATTCCAAGCTGCTGCATACTCTctgtcctgctcctcctctacttcagacacaaatacagtagTATACAAAACTGTTACATGTACTGCATATGTTGTCATGTCCAGGTCTTTGATGAGCACATCTagctatttaaaaatgttactgcATGTTCTATACTGTATTGTAGCTGGACAGATGATAATATTCTTACGACTTCTAAAACTGCTACATATAATAATATGTTCAGTGATGATATTCTTTCTCTCCAGGCAGCTCCACACCCCCACCAACCTCATCCTCCTCTCGCTGGCTGTCTCAGACTTCCTTGTTGGCCTCCTGCTGATGCCGGTTCAAATCCTCCTTATTGGGGGCTGCTGGTTTTTGGGGAGCTTGATATGTGGACTATATTACTGTACCTCTTATATCCTTACATCTGCCTCAGTAGGAAACATGGTGCTCATATCAGTTGACAGATATGTGGCCATTTGTGACCCTTTGTGTTACCCCACCAAAGTCACTCAAAAAAGAgttaaaatctgtgtttgtctgtgttgggTATGTTCTGTGTTCTATAATGGTGTGATACTGATTGACTTCCTGAAACGTCCAGATAGATATAATTCCTGCTATGGAGAGTGTGTAGTTGTAATTAACTTCATAACAGGAGCTGTTGATGTCATGTTGACCTTTTTTGGCCCCATTGCTGTCATCATAGTTCTGTATATGAGAGTATTCGTGGTGGCTGTGTCTCAGGCTCGAGCCATGAGGTCTCCTATTGCAGCTGTTACACTCCAGGGCTCAGTTAGTGTAACTGCTATGAAGTCTGAGAGAAAAGCAGCCAGAACTCTTAGTGTTATTGTGGTTGTATTTCTAATATGTTTCTGTCCTTATTTTTATCCCTCTCTTGCGGGCCAGGACACGTCAACCAGTGTGGCATTTTCAATTTTTGGGATCTGGCTACTTTATTGTAACTCCTGTATAAATCCAGTGGTCTATGCTTTTTTCTACCCCTGGTTTAGGAGATCTATTAAACTAATTGTTACACTTCAAATACTGCAGCCTGACTCCTGTGATgccaacatactgtagagatgtctgtaaTGTgactaaaatgacagaaaagtttGATGTTGCTACTTTACCAGTCAACTAAGTGCTCAAGGAACAaaggacaaaatgtaaaaaaacaacaacttggcaacactgactgactgaagagTCTGCTCTTTATTAAGCTGTGTTTTAGCACAGAACCTTAGTCTGCATTTTTTTACTAGGTAAATAAAGAGCAGAGTCTTCCAGCATGTCATTTTTCACGAGAGAGAGTTTTTTTTCTATGAAAGTGGAAATAGTGTTCATGACTTTGGGTCACTGAATTCAACAATCTTACATTAGCCGGATTGGAACAGGAAAATATTTTTAGCTAAAATACCCTGAAGTTGTATGTGAACTTATCATGACAATTTATTCTGATTATGTGAACTAACCTACATGAAGAATAGAGAATTGTTTACTTTTCATGTTGTTGAAGTTGCTTGCCTGGTTTTCAGACATGACTAACACATTTTACTCATTATTTGAGTGACTAATctcctttaataataataaataaataaaataataaaactttatttatagagcacttatcaaaacaaagtacaaagtgcttcacaacaagaaaaataaaataacacagtgaatgacgaaatataaagaaataaaacacatgaaatacagaaaagcaataaaataaacagtaaaataaacagccagttcaggtaaaatcaggatatgctttcagataaaaatgtgttttgagacgagatttaaacgaagacactgactcagacaacctaatttcttcgggcaagttgttccagagcctcggggccctgatagcaaaagctctgtcccccttagttttcatcctggactcaggaacagacaggagacccctgcctgaagatctcaaactacgtgaaggttcatgagggattacaaggtctaaaatataatctggggccaggccatgaagagccttaaaagtaatcaacaagatcttaaaatcaatcctaaaaccaacagggagccagtgtaaagaggctaaaacaggtgttatgtggtcatacttcttggtcccggttaacagcctagcagctgagttttgtacagtctgcagtcgtgtcagagctttttgattaagacaagtgaacaggctgttacaataatcaaggcgtgaggagataaaagcatgcacaacagtttctgcatcactaagatttaaaatagatcgtatttttgcaatgtttctgaggtgatagaaacatgattggacaagcttagtgatatgttgctcaaaacataaattgctatcaaacaggacaccaagatttcgtgcaacaggcttgatatgttgtgacaggttaccttTAAAACAGCGCCATCTTCAATCCTGTTGCAAACAGAGATAAATCTCCAGCAAAGACAGTcatattgtttttgtcaaatgtttccAAATTATCAAGCACCACTAACATGATATGggtaaacacagacaaaataaggcaaaaatacagagaaaaaacGTTTCATTCACTGCAATCACAATAAaggtaaaactttaaaataatgttGTAAATTATTTAAACCCTTGATTATATCCTAATAATTAATGACATGTTTTCAGATCATCACTAATGacattggtaaaaaaaaaatatatatatatttgatttgaaGAATAGTTTTGCTATTATAGTTTGACtaatgttatgtgtttttgaaatTGGATGTTTAAAGTGTAATATCGTTATCAGTTTGCTAGATAGCATAATATAGGCTAGTGACGTTGAACTAATCCATTCTCGTTGCATGGTGCAAGCCGTAGGGCAACCAGCTCTCAGCTCCCACATACTGACCTCCACAAGgcagccagcacacacacacaccaaagccCAGGCTTTCTCCTGGCAGACCAGGGTTCAGTTCCCACCTCCAACCCCCCACACACGGTCATGGTTTAtagctatttcctgttttatttttaaatattctccttccctcacgTGTCTTGTGGTTTTGCCTTTCTCGCCAGTTTTGATAGTTTGCTCCGCCCTGATCTttttcacctgagtgtatttaagtctgtgtgcttcctttgttctgtgtcagttcgtctttgtcttttgtcaagTATCCCGGCCTTGGTTACCTGTGTGTTCTATTGGATttatcttctgtttctcttggaccttgcatggattttgaattttggactttgcctgctccctgtctggattgtttgcctttgttggactgcCTTTCCTTTGTGTGCCTGCTTGATAATCCATGTAAGCCcttgtattttttcattaaatcactgaattgtattcctctgcctctggtgtctgcattttgggtcctactcctttTTTCCTGATTCCCCTGCTTGACaaaccccaacacacacacacacactatagcCCGCCATCACCCCAACCATACCTTGCCATTCAGATTCATATCCTTCAATTTGTATCTGAGTCTAGCAGCTATCATAGCATCATTATCTAGTATTAGGTTGTTACTACTTAGCTGGCTAACTACTACAAATGAAATATCTACACacaaaaattaattttaatattaatatgagACTACATACTTCGGTGGAAAAGAGTACGGTAAGAGAGATGGGTAAGAGATGTAAACCCTTTAATGCCATTCCACACAGGGATCAagaaatcaaaaacacaaaagcaaactACAGCTGGCATCAACAAATGTAAccggttaaaactataaaccagcacaaaaatgacaattaccaacataacactaacaaaaagtaacatttgcgttttggaacataaaacagcaaacttaaCAAACTACTCAGTCCAGCActaggcatgatgggaaatgtgtgCCGTTGCTACACGTCTATATTgggctttctttttcttctcctcttttctctattttcttctTTGCACACCTGAAGGCTTTGACCttttcattattaaataatatttgaaaataggctatctgcctgtctgtgagCTGTGCCAGATTTATTCAATATGCCTAACCATCCTCACAGGGTCAACTTTTAACCATAGACTGCATAAAACATGGAGGTAGTCTCCGTGATGTCaaccataggtttctgaagagcaattgtgaagctcagtgtggtgaCGTTGCCATctctggctaatccaaaaatgaggcgggccgaatgaagcctggttgctgaaacccCCTAGTGGTTAGTCACCTGTGATgacacccacctgtcactcaaaatGGCCACACCGTTAATTATGCCTAACTTTAAGCTTTGATATAATTTAAAGAGGAAAATGATACAAAGATTGACCCCctgtacagttgtcatgaacgggAAAATTTGCTATaaagaccaaaaccgttttttgtatCAGGctgcaaacatgtttatttctgctggtTGGGCATTTTAAAATGGGAGTTTATGGGGATTGATTCACTTCTCGAGGCAgactcaagtggccattcgaggaactgcagtttttggcactttagcctaatttttcagccctggaggttTTCGCTTGCTTTTAACCTATGTTAGTTTTGACAtaggtatatacagtatgtgttttgcTGAAATATTCCCTGGTTTGATACAAGGAATGTACAACATTGAACAATGTTAGTCGTGAATGTAGAATGTGTCTTTATTGGCAAGAGAAAAATTATCAGTTGTTTGGCAAGAACACGAATACTGAAAGTGGGGGGGGCTATTGATGCCGGAAATAATTACGTTTAGATTCGGCTGTAGTCTATTTGGTTAGGGACATCCATGCAAAGGTTTATTGCGCCTCCTccttaaataatattttttattaaggAACTAATGGTTGTTCGTAACGGATGTTTGTGCAAAATTCTATGTTAGTAATAATAGTATGTAGACTATGTCAAATGTATTATGTTAGTTGCTATTGTTAGTTGGTATAATAAAGGTTAAATGTTATCTAGATTGCACTGGATCACTGTATGCTAAAgccatatgttttttttgtctgcctgGATCTTGCCATCTTGGCAAAGCTAATTCCACTTCCTACCCCCCTACTTCCAGCGCCCTTGCTAGGACCACACCCATTTTCAAACTCTGCCTTCATTCTGATCTCAACTACACAGCTGTGAAGTTTCATGACTGCATCTTGCACAATTGTGACGCTATCTCGTTGACTTCTGTGGTCGTTCCCGCTACAGTAGGTGTCACCAGGACCAAATTTTACCATAacgacacacatacacacagactcacaaggtgaaaacaataccAGCATCGCTGTCACAGCAGGTAACAATGCAGCACAGTGAGCATACAGACGTTTCACAGAGGAGGCGAGCATATATAATGCAGATATTTTTGTCTGTCACtgttaacagagactccagtctgccCTGTAGTTtatacacttcactgataaaccacagaattgtagtaacattaggcttcatgatcaaagaaagtttttatatcacATCGACACGTCTGTCCATATTTGCACAgtccctctctcttgctcgtCCACATgagctcgctctctctctctctctctctctctctctctctctctctctctctctcctgcaagTCTGCATCACACTTTTTTAATCAATTGATGGTTTTTATAATGCCTGGTTTTAGGGAAACTTCCTGCGTCCATACACTAACCAGGAGTGGTACATGAGTTGATTGAGTgagtcttttttaaaatgattatcaGTTATATTCAAAATTACTTGCAGCATACTTAAGACCAATCCACACAGTATGCATTTCATGAAGCGTTTTTGACGTCCGTCACTCGCCCATCTCACAGAACAGATACACTTTGATTTTATCAACTGTGTCAAATCCCACACTGGCTATGTTTTTGCCCCTGTTCAGGTGAATACTTTAATTAATTTGCACTTTCTTTTCCAAAATGACaatacataaatgaataaataaataagcctTGATTTGACTCCATTGTGGAGTGCTTTGATGTGTAACACCATGCCATCTGCCATAGCCTCAGGTATTGGTGGGCTCTCTCCTTAAGCTGCACATGTAGATCCTTGCTAATTTGACACCAGGGCTACATACTGaatgataatataatagaatgttcattttatttttatatatttttataaaatctgcatttaattttttcttgcTTTGGTATTTGTTAGCATTATAAAAACTCAAGATTACATCACTATATCAATTACAGCAATGTGTTTTGAAGCGTTATGGGATTATGGGACTAGAGGGAGGAGCGAGATAAATGAGCTTTATGATGGAAAACTTTGGGCAGAGAGCTGCCAGAGCTCAGCAGACTCTCGTCACCTTTGCTATCTCTGATAATGGAGGCCCTGGAAGGAGCTGAACTCTGCTTTCCACAACTACTCAACACCTCCTGCAGGAAGCCACTGCAGCATCATGCTGAGACCATATTCCTTTACATCCTGCTGTCTTGCATATCTTTGCTCACTGTGGCTCTCAACCTGCTGGTCATCATCTCTATCTCCCACTTCAGGCATAAAGATAAACCTATAAGCATAATTACTTAATTTTCCAGAGTTGGCTTTGGGACAATAGAGATATTGTTACATTGAGgcattttttgaaaatataatgttttcagatgaaaacattcaaaacaattaGTATTAAACATACTTGCATAGTACTCTTACTATTACAACTAATAATAGCTCTGTGATCATCAGTGAATGTATTAATTATATGAATGTTTGAATCCAAGCTGCTGCATACTCTCTAACCTGCTCCTCCTCTACTtcagacacaaatacagtagTATACAAAACTGTTACATGTACTGCATATGTTGTCATGTCCAGGTCTTTGATGAGCACATCTagctatttaaaaatgttactacATGTTCTATACTGTATTGTAGCTGgacatattttgtttatttgattattcATACTGTTACAGATTATAATATCCTTATGACTTCTACAACTGCTACATATAATAATATGTTTTGTGATGATATTCTTTCTCTCCAGGCAGCTCCACACCCCCACCaacctcatcctcctctcactGGCTGTCTCAGACTTCCTTGTTGGCCTCCTGCTGATGCCGGTTCGAATCCTCCTTATTGGGGGCTGCTGGTTTTTGGGGAGCTTGATATGTGGACTATATTACTGTGCCTCTTTTATCCTTACATCTGCCTCAGTAGGAAACGTGGTGCTCATATCAGTTGACCGATATGTGGCCATTTGTGACCCTTTGTGTTACCCCACCAAAGTCACTCAAAATAGAgttaaaatctgtgtttgtctgtgttgggTATGTTCTGTGTTCTATAATGGTGTGATACTGATTGACTTCCTGAAACGTCCAGATAGATATAATTCCTGCTATGGAGAGTGTGTAGTTGTAATTAACTTCACAGCAGGAGCTGCTGATGTCATGTTGACCTTTATTGGCCCCATTGCTGTCATCATAGTTCTGTATATGAGAGTATTCGTGGTGGCTGTGTCTCAGGCTCGAGCCATGAGGTCTCCTATTGCAACTGTTACACTCCAGGGCTCAGTTAGTGTAACTGCTATGAAGTCTGAGAGAAAAGCAGCCAGAACTCTTAGTGTTATTGTGGTTGTATTTCTAATATGCTTCTGTCCTTATTTTTATCCCTCTCTTGCGGGCCAGGACACATCAAACAGTGTGGCATTTTCAATTTTTGGGATCTGGCTACTTTATTGTAACTCCTGTATAAATCCAGTGGTCTATGCTTTTTTCTACCCCTGGTTTAGGAGATCTATTAAACTAATTGTTACACTTCAAATACTGCAGCCTGACTCCTGTGATgccaacatactgtagagatgtctgtaaTGTgactaaaatgacagaaaagtttGATGTTGCTACTTTACCAGTCAACTAAGTGCTCAAGGAACAaaggacaaaatgtaaaaaaaaaaccaacttggcaacactgactgactgaagagTCTGCTCTTTATTAAGCT
This Siniperca chuatsi isolate FFG_IHB_CAS linkage group LG12, ASM2008510v1, whole genome shotgun sequence DNA region includes the following protein-coding sequences:
- the LOC122886046 gene encoding trace amine-associated receptor 13c-like isoform X1 produces the protein MEALEGAELCFPQLLNTSCRKPLQHHAETIFLYILLSCISLLTVALNLLVIISISHFRQLHTPTNLILLSLAVSDFLVGLLLMPVQILLIGGCWFLGSLICGLYYCTSYILTSASVGNMVLISVDRYVAICDPLCYPTKVTQKRVKICVCLCWVCSVFYNGVILIDFLKRPDRYNSCYGECVVVINFITGAVDVMLTFFGPIAVIIVLYMRVFVVAVSQARAMRSPIAAVTLQGSVSVTAMKSERKAARTLSVIVVVFLICFCPYFYPSLAGQDTSTSVAFSIFGIWLLYCNSCINPVVYAFFYPWFRRSIKLIVTLQILQPDSCDANIL
- the LOC122886046 gene encoding trace amine-associated receptor 13c-like isoform X2, with amino-acid sequence MLRPYSFTSCCLAYLCSLWLSTCWQLHTPTNLILLSLAVSDFLVGLLLMPVQILLIGGCWFLGSLICGLYYCTSYILTSASVGNMVLISVDRYVAICDPLCYPTKVTQKRVKICVCLCWVCSVFYNGVILIDFLKRPDRYNSCYGECVVVINFITGAVDVMLTFFGPIAVIIVLYMRVFVVAVSQARAMRSPIAAVTLQGSVSVTAMKSERKAARTLSVIVVVFLICFCPYFYPSLAGQDTSTSVAFSIFGIWLLYCNSCINPVVYAFFYPWFRRSIKLIVTLQILQPDSCDANIL
- the LOC122886045 gene encoding trace amine-associated receptor 13c-like isoform X3, which translates into the protein MQLHTPTNLILLSLAVSDFLVGLLLMPVRILLIGGCWFLGSLICGLYYCASFILTSASVGNVVLISVDRYVAICDPLCYPTKVTQNRVKICVCLCWVCSVFYNGVILIDFLKRPDRYNSCYGECVVVINFTAGAADVMLTFIGPIAVIIVLYMRVFVVAVSQARAMRSPIATVTLQGSVSVTAMKSERKAARTLSVIVVVFLICFCPYFYPSLAGQDTSNSVAFSIFGIWLLYCNSCINPVVYAFFYPWFRRSIKLIVTLQILQPDSCDANIL
- the LOC122886045 gene encoding trace amine-associated receptor 13c-like isoform X1, whose amino-acid sequence is MEALEGAELCFPQLLNTSCRKPLQHHAETIFLYILLSCISLLTVALNLLVIISISHFRQLHTPTNLILLSLAVSDFLVGLLLMPVRILLIGGCWFLGSLICGLYYCASFILTSASVGNVVLISVDRYVAICDPLCYPTKVTQNRVKICVCLCWVCSVFYNGVILIDFLKRPDRYNSCYGECVVVINFTAGAADVMLTFIGPIAVIIVLYMRVFVVAVSQARAMRSPIATVTLQGSVSVTAMKSERKAARTLSVIVVVFLICFCPYFYPSLAGQDTSNSVAFSIFGIWLLYCNSCINPVVYAFFYPWFRRSIKLIVTLQILQPDSCDANIL
- the LOC122886045 gene encoding trace amine-associated receptor 13c-like isoform X2; this translates as MLRPYSFTSCCLAYLCSLWLSTCWQLHTPTNLILLSLAVSDFLVGLLLMPVRILLIGGCWFLGSLICGLYYCASFILTSASVGNVVLISVDRYVAICDPLCYPTKVTQNRVKICVCLCWVCSVFYNGVILIDFLKRPDRYNSCYGECVVVINFTAGAADVMLTFIGPIAVIIVLYMRVFVVAVSQARAMRSPIATVTLQGSVSVTAMKSERKAARTLSVIVVVFLICFCPYFYPSLAGQDTSNSVAFSIFGIWLLYCNSCINPVVYAFFYPWFRRSIKLIVTLQILQPDSCDANIL